In one window of Mesorhizobium sp. B2-1-1 DNA:
- a CDS encoding TetR/AcrR family transcriptional regulator has translation MTDGVVERPRPRDRILETARDMFHKHGIKGVGVDAITEAAGTNKMTLYRHFESKDDLIIECLRATASKAGAMWDAFEAEHPGDKLAQLHAWVRKAAEMLTADCRGCDMANAAVELTEPDHPARRVIKELKEAQRERLVALCRGAGIGQAELLADTLSLLCEGARVSVQTVGTEGPSAQLVRMAEGLIQSFRGGAAAG, from the coding sequence ATGACAGACGGCGTCGTGGAGCGTCCTCGTCCCCGGGATCGGATCCTGGAGACGGCGCGCGACATGTTCCACAAGCACGGCATCAAGGGCGTCGGCGTCGACGCCATCACCGAGGCTGCCGGCACGAACAAGATGACGCTCTACCGTCATTTCGAATCCAAGGACGATCTGATCATCGAATGCCTGCGCGCCACCGCATCAAAGGCCGGCGCGATGTGGGACGCATTCGAAGCCGAGCACCCGGGCGACAAGCTCGCGCAACTGCATGCCTGGGTTCGCAAGGCGGCCGAGATGCTTACGGCCGATTGCCGGGGCTGCGACATGGCCAACGCCGCGGTTGAACTGACTGAACCCGACCATCCGGCCAGGCGCGTGATCAAGGAACTCAAGGAAGCCCAGCGCGAGCGCCTGGTGGCGCTCTGCCGGGGCGCCGGCATCGGCCAGGCCGAACTTCTGGCCGATACGCTTTCGCTGCTGTGCGAAGGCGCGCGCGTGAGCGTGCAGACCGTTGGCACCGAAGGTCCCAGCGCGCAATTGGTGCGCATGGCGGAAGGGTTGATCCAGTCCTTCAGGGGCGGAGCCGCCGCGGGCTGA
- a CDS encoding efflux RND transporter permease subunit: MVNFFIHRPIFASAIAIIMVLAGTICYFLLPVSQFPDITPPQVVVSAHYPGASAQVVADTVTTPLEQQINGVQGMTYMSSTSSNDGSSTITITFDVGYSLSTAAVDVQNRVSQAASSLPAIVNQGGVTIKKQNPNFVLIVNLTSPDGSVDPVALSNLAYLQVVDPLKRLPGVGDVQIFGERRYSMRVWLDPDKLANLGITAVDVQNAIAEQNVQVAAGKIGQSPAPAGTAFEMQVNAVGRLSDPKEFGDIVVRANTTTGSLVRLRDVARIELGALQYSSSAFFGKDPTVVLAVYQMPGSNALDLQQRVKDKMQELSARFPKGVSYAMHYDTTRFVSASMHDVLITLGEALVLVVAVVFIFLQSWRTTIIPTIAIPVSLVATLVVMEMMGFSLNMLSLLGMVLAIGLVVDDAIVVVENVERQLEAGLKPLAATKAAMAEVTGPIIATTAVLMAVFVPVAFIPGVSGRLYNQFALTVAISVGISAFNSLTLSPALSAAFLRHRQGTQFVLFRWFNTGFDRLSHAYANGVRVLIRLRWIMLGLFAAGLVATYFVWAKLPSTFLPVEDQGYFFVVIQLPDGASLERTDAVAQKARDILQATPGVDIVGSISGLNFLTSAAQSNSAVEFAILKPWEERGPDQSASKLVADVRGKLMQIPEAFALSFDPPSIPGIGTTGGFEFVVEDLTGRGSTALNDATQAVIAEARKQPEINPQQLFSPFSTSTPQFNYDLDRAKAKLLGLNLPDVFNTLQIYLGSLYVNDFNLFGRTFRVTIQADKDARAGAADISRLYVRNASGGMVPLSTLGKLVPFVGPETVPHYNNNASASINGGAAPGYSSGQAVAAMERAAATALPRDFGFEWTGITFQELKAGSIASVVFGLAIVFVFLILAAQYESWAMPFMVLLAVPLALFGAFVVLWVRGMQIDVYSQIGFVMLIGLAAKNAILIVEFARRRREEGLSIVEAAMEAARLRLRPILMTAFAFILGVLPLMFATGAGAASRQSIGTTVFGGMVAATILSLVFVPVFYAVIEQLRERRGGEEPASLHSEPTAEPALPPMAQAAE; this comes from the coding sequence GTGGTAAACTTCTTCATTCACCGCCCGATCTTCGCCTCGGCGATCGCCATCATCATGGTGCTCGCCGGGACGATTTGTTATTTCCTGCTGCCCGTCTCGCAGTTTCCCGACATCACACCGCCGCAGGTCGTGGTCAGCGCCCACTATCCGGGAGCCAGCGCGCAGGTGGTCGCCGACACTGTGACGACGCCGCTGGAGCAGCAGATCAACGGCGTGCAAGGCATGACCTACATGTCGTCGACCAGCTCCAATGACGGTTCCTCGACGATCACCATCACCTTCGATGTCGGCTATTCCCTGAGCACCGCCGCCGTCGACGTCCAGAACCGCGTCTCGCAGGCTGCCTCGTCGCTGCCGGCGATCGTCAATCAGGGCGGCGTGACGATCAAGAAGCAGAATCCGAACTTTGTCCTCATCGTCAATCTCACCTCGCCCGACGGCTCCGTCGATCCGGTGGCGCTGTCGAACCTTGCCTATCTGCAAGTGGTCGACCCGCTGAAGCGGCTGCCCGGTGTCGGTGACGTGCAGATATTCGGCGAGCGGCGCTATTCGATGCGCGTCTGGCTCGATCCGGACAAGCTCGCCAATCTCGGCATCACCGCTGTCGACGTCCAGAACGCCATTGCCGAGCAGAACGTCCAGGTGGCCGCCGGCAAGATCGGCCAGTCTCCGGCGCCTGCCGGCACCGCCTTCGAGATGCAGGTCAATGCCGTCGGCCGGTTGAGCGATCCCAAGGAGTTCGGCGACATCGTCGTGCGCGCCAACACCACCACCGGTTCGCTGGTGCGGCTGCGCGACGTCGCCCGCATCGAGCTCGGCGCCCTGCAATATTCGTCGTCGGCCTTCTTCGGCAAGGACCCGACCGTGGTGCTCGCCGTCTACCAGATGCCCGGCTCCAACGCGCTCGATCTGCAGCAGCGCGTCAAGGACAAGATGCAGGAGCTGTCCGCCCGCTTCCCCAAGGGTGTCAGCTATGCCATGCACTACGACACGACGCGCTTCGTCTCGGCCTCCATGCATGACGTGCTGATCACGCTCGGCGAGGCTCTGGTCCTCGTCGTCGCCGTGGTTTTCATCTTCCTGCAAAGCTGGCGCACCACAATCATTCCAACGATCGCCATCCCGGTGTCGCTGGTAGCGACGCTCGTCGTCATGGAGATGATGGGCTTCTCGCTCAACATGCTCTCCCTGCTCGGCATGGTGCTGGCGATCGGCCTTGTCGTCGACGACGCCATCGTGGTGGTCGAGAATGTCGAACGACAGCTCGAGGCCGGGCTGAAACCGTTGGCGGCTACCAAGGCCGCCATGGCCGAAGTCACCGGTCCGATCATCGCCACGACAGCGGTGCTGATGGCCGTCTTCGTGCCGGTCGCCTTCATCCCCGGCGTTTCGGGACGCCTCTACAACCAGTTCGCGCTGACGGTGGCGATCTCGGTCGGCATTTCCGCCTTCAATTCGCTGACGCTGAGCCCGGCGCTGAGCGCCGCCTTCCTGCGCCATCGCCAAGGCACGCAATTCGTGCTGTTCCGCTGGTTCAATACGGGCTTTGACAGGCTGTCGCATGCCTATGCCAATGGCGTGCGCGTCCTCATCCGTTTGCGCTGGATCATGCTCGGCCTGTTCGCGGCCGGGCTGGTCGCCACCTATTTCGTCTGGGCGAAGCTTCCCTCGACCTTCCTTCCGGTCGAGGACCAGGGCTATTTCTTTGTCGTCATCCAGTTGCCCGACGGCGCTTCGCTGGAACGGACGGACGCTGTGGCGCAGAAGGCGCGCGACATCCTGCAGGCGACGCCCGGCGTCGACATCGTCGGCTCGATCAGCGGCCTGAACTTCCTGACCAGCGCGGCGCAGTCGAATTCCGCGGTCGAATTCGCCATCCTCAAGCCGTGGGAGGAGCGCGGTCCCGACCAGAGCGCCTCCAAGCTCGTCGCCGACGTGCGCGGCAAGCTGATGCAGATCCCGGAGGCGTTCGCGCTCTCCTTCGATCCGCCCTCGATCCCGGGCATCGGCACCACGGGCGGCTTCGAATTCGTCGTCGAGGACCTTACCGGCCGCGGCAGCACCGCGCTCAACGACGCAACGCAAGCCGTGATCGCCGAGGCGCGCAAGCAGCCGGAAATCAACCCTCAGCAGCTTTTCTCGCCATTCTCGACCTCGACGCCGCAGTTCAACTACGACCTCGACCGCGCCAAGGCGAAGCTGCTCGGGCTCAACCTGCCGGACGTCTTCAACACGCTGCAGATCTATCTCGGCTCGCTCTACGTCAACGACTTCAACCTGTTCGGCCGCACCTTCCGGGTGACCATCCAGGCCGACAAGGATGCACGCGCGGGTGCGGCCGACATTTCGCGGCTCTATGTGCGCAATGCCTCCGGCGGCATGGTGCCACTCAGCACGCTGGGCAAGCTGGTGCCGTTCGTCGGCCCGGAAACGGTGCCGCACTACAACAACAACGCCTCGGCCTCGATCAATGGCGGCGCCGCGCCCGGCTATTCGTCCGGCCAGGCGGTCGCCGCCATGGAACGGGCCGCCGCCACGGCTCTGCCAAGGGATTTCGGCTTCGAATGGACCGGCATCACCTTCCAGGAGCTCAAGGCGGGATCGATCGCGTCGGTCGTCTTCGGCCTCGCCATCGTCTTCGTCTTCCTGATCCTGGCGGCGCAATATGAGAGCTGGGCGATGCCGTTCATGGTGCTGCTGGCAGTGCCGCTCGCCTTGTTCGGCGCGTTCGTGGTGCTGTGGGTGCGCGGCATGCAGATCGACGTCTACTCGCAGATCGGCTTCGTCATGCTGATCGGCCTGGCGGCCAAGAACGCCATCCTGATCGTCGAGTTCGCCCGGCGACGGCGCGAAGAAGGCCTCAGCATCGTCGAAGCGGCGATGGAAGCGGCACGGCTGAGGCTGCGGCCGATCCTGATGACGGCCTTCGCCTTCATCCTGGGCGTGCTGCCGCTGATGTTCGCGACCGGCGCCGGTGCTGCCAGCCGTCAATCGATCGGCACCACCGTCTTCGGCGGCATGGTGGCGGCGACCATCCTGTCGCTGGTGTTCGTGCCGGTCTTCTATGCGGTCATCGAACAGCTGCGCGAACGGCGCGGCGGTGAAGAGCCCGCTTCCCTGCATTCCGAACCAACTGCCGAACCCGCCTTGCCGCCCATGGCGCAAGCGGCCGAATAA
- a CDS encoding efflux RND transporter periplasmic adaptor subunit, with product MRKWKIALGAAVALGAISVASVHLLDMGSLSLNAGTAGAATPAPAAFVMPVPVTSVVKKTIPIYLDYAARTEPIRSVTLQARVPGYLEEQAAEDGADVRKGDLLYRIAPQDFQAALDQAKAQVQRDTATLDYARSNLGRGTELAKSGYLAKDSFDQRTSTLREAQASLALNQAAVRSAELNLSYSEIRAPFAGRIGRNQASIGTLVSVAGTVLNTLVQLDPIYVTFNPSESDLAQIEEARAAGPIEVEVLLPGETEAHQKGELTFIDNTIDHSTGTITARATIGNAKFALLPGQYVRVRLHVKQQPDALMVPQVALGSSQLGKYLYVVGKGNTVDQRLVSTGPTSGDLVAILSGVAEGDQVITGNLQKIGPGMPVSPLPQKPAT from the coding sequence ATGCGTAAATGGAAAATCGCTTTGGGCGCCGCTGTCGCGCTGGGTGCAATCTCGGTGGCGAGCGTTCACCTGCTCGATATGGGCAGCCTCAGCCTCAATGCCGGCACGGCCGGAGCGGCAACGCCCGCTCCCGCGGCATTCGTCATGCCGGTGCCGGTGACCAGCGTGGTGAAGAAAACGATCCCGATCTATCTCGACTATGCCGCCCGCACCGAACCGATCCGCAGCGTCACGCTGCAGGCCAGAGTGCCGGGCTACCTGGAAGAGCAGGCCGCCGAAGACGGCGCCGACGTCAGGAAGGGCGACCTCCTCTACAGGATCGCGCCGCAGGACTTCCAGGCGGCGCTCGACCAGGCGAAGGCGCAGGTGCAGCGTGATACAGCGACGCTCGACTATGCCCGCTCCAATCTCGGCCGCGGCACCGAGCTCGCCAAGAGCGGCTATCTGGCCAAGGACAGCTTCGACCAGCGCACCAGCACCTTGCGCGAGGCGCAGGCGTCGCTGGCGCTCAACCAGGCGGCGGTCCGCTCGGCCGAGCTCAATTTGAGCTATTCGGAGATTCGCGCTCCCTTCGCAGGCCGCATCGGCCGTAACCAGGCCTCGATCGGCACGCTGGTCAGCGTCGCCGGCACGGTGCTCAACACGCTGGTGCAGCTCGACCCGATCTATGTAACCTTCAATCCGAGCGAGAGCGATCTGGCGCAGATCGAGGAAGCTCGCGCCGCCGGCCCGATCGAGGTCGAGGTGCTGCTCCCGGGCGAGACCGAAGCCCATCAGAAGGGCGAACTCACCTTCATCGACAACACGATCGACCATTCGACCGGCACCATCACCGCGCGCGCCACCATCGGCAACGCCAAGTTCGCGCTGCTGCCTGGCCAATATGTTCGCGTCCGGCTGCACGTCAAACAGCAGCCCGATGCGCTGATGGTGCCGCAGGTCGCACTGGGTTCGAGCCAGCTCGGCAAATATCTCTACGTCGTCGGCAAGGGCAACACGGTCGACCAGCGGCTGGTTTCGACCGGGCCGACCAGCGGCGACCTGGTCGCCATCCTGAGCGGAGTCGCGGAAGGCGACCAGGTGATAACAGGCAATCTGCAGAAGATCGGCCCTGGAATGCCGGTTTCGCCACTGCCACAGAAACCGGCCACCTGA
- a CDS encoding GntR family transcriptional regulator, with amino-acid sequence MAKADFSPIADTTRRAEIVALLRRAILTGQLEPGQKLNELRISEQMRVSRAPLREAMRELVQEGILTSIPYAGTFVIDVTAKDIDDVYSLNKVLDEFAIERTWELRDQRFFDELDRRHEAVKQATRDRDTTRQIETALQLHGLIHEWADNSVLLETWQRLTSRLQMYFALHQQARNEAVPAEDVHETYVRLLKGNDMRAAQRHARQHIDQDFQELLAYARALERRPSKGA; translated from the coding sequence ATGGCAAAGGCGGATTTCAGTCCAATCGCGGATACGACACGACGCGCGGAGATCGTGGCGCTGCTGCGACGGGCAATCCTGACCGGCCAGTTGGAGCCGGGCCAAAAGCTCAACGAGCTCAGGATTTCCGAACAGATGCGCGTCAGCCGCGCGCCTTTGCGCGAAGCGATGCGCGAGCTGGTGCAGGAAGGTATCCTGACCAGCATCCCCTATGCCGGCACCTTCGTCATCGATGTCACCGCCAAGGACATCGACGATGTCTACTCGCTCAACAAGGTGCTCGACGAATTCGCCATCGAGCGGACATGGGAGCTGCGCGACCAGCGCTTTTTCGATGAGCTCGACCGGCGCCATGAGGCGGTGAAGCAGGCGACGCGCGACCGCGACACCACAAGGCAGATCGAAACCGCGCTGCAACTGCATGGCCTGATTCACGAATGGGCCGACAATTCCGTTCTTTTGGAAACATGGCAGCGACTGACCAGCCGGTTGCAGATGTATTTCGCCCTGCACCAGCAGGCACGCAACGAAGCCGTGCCCGCCGAGGACGTTCACGAGACCTACGTGCGGCTGCTCAAGGGCAACGACATGCGTGCTGCGCAGCGCCACGCCCGTCAACATATCGACCAAGATTTCCAAGAGCTTCTTGCCTACGCGCGCGCTCTCGAACGGCGCCCGTCGAAAGGCGCCTGA
- a CDS encoding mandelate racemase/muconate lactonizing enzyme family protein, with protein MQIATIKAYHVVQPFVDGPYRMSKGRVADAFDAVIVAITSDDGITGWGEMAPLGNFYSAAFPAGARAGVMEIAPHLIGHDPRGLAGIGRLMDIVFKGHPYIKSALDMACWDLAARAADVPLVTMLGGKESDTAELYKVVTHGSVDAMAALAKRIVQDGFHRLQVKVGGNVRDDIERVTAVAASVPKDTVIFCDANAGWTHYQARQFADATRSIDYTFEQPCTTIEENMSVRRMLDKPMVLDESVTSLEDMLEIHRRGAADGLTLKISRLGGVGRTRLIRDVAVDLGFMITVEDTGGAEIDTAAMAHLSLSTPQERRLHAIAFHEWVTVRTASNKPPVTGSRMGVPDGPGLGIDVVPDLLGKPFFEVGR; from the coding sequence GTGCAGATCGCAACCATCAAAGCCTACCATGTCGTGCAGCCCTTCGTGGACGGCCCCTACCGTATGTCCAAGGGACGCGTCGCCGACGCCTTCGACGCGGTGATCGTCGCCATCACCTCGGACGATGGCATCACCGGTTGGGGCGAGATGGCGCCGCTCGGTAATTTCTATTCGGCCGCCTTCCCTGCGGGCGCCCGTGCCGGCGTTATGGAGATCGCCCCGCACCTCATCGGCCACGACCCGCGCGGCCTCGCCGGCATCGGCCGGCTGATGGACATCGTGTTCAAAGGGCATCCCTACATCAAGTCGGCGCTCGACATGGCCTGCTGGGATCTCGCCGCGCGCGCCGCCGACGTGCCGCTGGTGACGATGCTGGGCGGCAAGGAGAGCGATACGGCCGAGCTCTACAAGGTCGTCACCCATGGCAGCGTCGATGCCATGGCCGCACTTGCGAAGCGCATCGTCCAGGACGGCTTCCACCGGCTGCAGGTCAAGGTCGGCGGCAACGTTCGCGACGACATCGAACGCGTCACGGCGGTCGCCGCCTCAGTGCCGAAAGACACTGTCATCTTCTGCGATGCCAATGCCGGCTGGACGCACTACCAGGCGCGCCAGTTCGCTGATGCGACGCGCTCGATCGATTACACATTCGAGCAACCCTGCACGACGATCGAGGAAAACATGTCGGTGCGCCGCATGCTCGACAAGCCGATGGTGCTCGACGAATCCGTCACCTCGCTGGAGGACATGCTGGAAATTCATCGCCGGGGCGCGGCCGACGGGCTGACGCTGAAGATCTCGCGGCTCGGCGGCGTCGGCAGGACCCGGCTGATCCGCGATGTCGCCGTCGACCTCGGCTTCATGATCACCGTCGAGGATACCGGCGGCGCCGAGATCGACACGGCGGCCATGGCGCATCTGTCGCTGTCGACGCCGCAGGAGCGCCGCCTGCACGCCATCGCCTTCCACGAATGGGTGACGGTGCGCACGGCGTCGAACAAGCCGCCGGTCACCGGCAGCCGCATGGGCGTTCCGGATGGTCCGGGCCTCGGCATCGACGTCGTCCCGGATCTGCTCGGCAAGCCCTTCTTCGAGGTCGGCCGGTGA
- a CDS encoding mandelate racemase/muconate lactonizing enzyme family protein has product MKIRGINATPINLRLEAPYAWVFGELDGFSPTIVEVETEDGLIGLGEAPMPAAAAIINDILAPRLVGRDAFDIAGAEHVCLPYWTGVQSINDRTRIMAFGAIEMALWDLRGKVWNQPLYQLLGGAVRKEIPFTDYFSLRGDGPRVKGETTPEEVADYCVELHETHGTTFFEGKFSTQDPKISLKMIELIRRKLGDDAMIRIDSNQAYSLSTARRLTRPLEELSVRNWEDPVATIEEMRELRRHCSIPFSTHNIDIARAMDLKVPDAFVGNPTAHGGIGRMLRFVGACEHAGIDFWCYSGDSGIGSAAYLHLCAALGWIREPNQSLFRMQPTDITEEGPFCPRNNVVPVPEGPGLGITLSRERLAACHRDFAENGPCNKYHDPAKPGTYRRLPLN; this is encoded by the coding sequence GTGAAAATCCGCGGCATCAACGCGACGCCGATCAACCTCAGGCTCGAGGCGCCTTATGCCTGGGTGTTCGGTGAACTCGACGGCTTCTCGCCGACCATTGTCGAAGTGGAGACCGAAGATGGCCTGATCGGCCTCGGCGAAGCACCGATGCCGGCAGCAGCCGCGATCATCAACGACATCCTGGCACCCCGGCTCGTGGGCCGCGACGCCTTCGACATCGCCGGCGCCGAGCATGTCTGCCTGCCCTACTGGACCGGCGTGCAGTCGATCAACGACCGCACCCGCATCATGGCCTTCGGCGCGATCGAGATGGCGCTCTGGGACCTGCGCGGCAAGGTGTGGAACCAGCCGCTCTACCAACTGCTCGGCGGCGCCGTGCGCAAGGAGATCCCGTTCACCGATTACTTTTCGCTGCGCGGCGACGGGCCAAGGGTGAAAGGCGAGACGACGCCGGAGGAAGTCGCCGACTACTGCGTCGAGCTTCATGAGACCCACGGAACGACCTTCTTCGAAGGGAAGTTCTCGACGCAGGATCCAAAAATCTCGCTGAAGATGATCGAATTGATCCGCAGGAAGCTCGGCGACGATGCAATGATCCGCATCGATTCCAACCAGGCCTATTCGCTCAGCACCGCCCGGCGACTGACGCGGCCGCTGGAAGAGCTTAGCGTGCGCAATTGGGAGGATCCAGTGGCGACGATCGAGGAGATGCGCGAACTCAGGCGCCATTGCTCGATCCCGTTCTCGACCCACAACATCGACATCGCCCGCGCCATGGACCTCAAGGTGCCCGACGCCTTCGTCGGCAATCCAACCGCGCATGGCGGCATCGGCCGCATGCTGCGCTTCGTCGGCGCCTGCGAGCACGCCGGCATCGATTTCTGGTGCTACAGCGGCGACAGCGGCATCGGCAGCGCCGCCTACCTGCATCTGTGCGCGGCGCTCGGCTGGATACGGGAACCGAACCAGTCGCTGTTTCGCATGCAACCGACCGACATCACCGAGGAAGGACCGTTTTGCCCGAGGAATAATGTCGTGCCTGTGCCGGAGGGGCCCGGTCTCGGCATCACATTGTCGCGAGAACGGCTCGCTGCCTGCCATCGCGACTTCGCCGAGAACGGGCCCTGCAACAAATATCACGATCCGGCAAAGCCCGGAACTTACCGTCGTTTGCCGCTGAACTAG
- a CDS encoding ABC transporter substrate-binding protein, with product MSKNYRILDLIRRNRSPLENHLIDGLVDGRVSRRDFIRHGSLLGLSLPLLGGITTAAGLGAMPSLARAQGAPGATIRVASSVPAATIDPVTIADAGGLLIMQQVAEFLCVDGPDLVLKPALAESWKPNDNGSVWTFKLRKGVKFHSGGEMKADDVVASIDRIADPANSSNALSVFTGILSKGASKKVDDYTVEFHLDAPNGNFPYMVSSDNYNAVIVPASYKGDYEKSFDGTGPFKIDKYTPKVGASFVRNEGYWGEKALPERTEFTFFADMQPMILALQGGQVDIINQMPVLSGVALLNDPNIDIISLKSSAHQQLHLRCDDGPMKDARVRRAIALSLDRDKLVAGLMKGRAVAGNDSPFAPVYPSTDASVPQRKQDIAQAKQLMEAAGAGKGFKMTLTTERYLEIPEYAQLIQNWVKEIGIELELNILDQSAYYGDAVFGKSNWLDSEMGITDYGHRGVPNVYLAAPLKSEGTWNAAHFKNKDYDALATSYIAALDLEAQKATAGKIQKLLLEETPVIFGYFYDYLTATAKGVAGVQPTAMSQLFLEKASKA from the coding sequence ATGAGCAAGAATTATCGCATTCTCGACCTCATCCGGCGCAATCGCTCGCCGCTCGAAAATCACCTCATCGACGGTCTCGTCGACGGCCGTGTCAGCCGCCGCGACTTCATCCGCCATGGCAGCCTGCTCGGCCTGTCGCTGCCGCTGCTGGGCGGCATCACCACGGCCGCGGGCCTCGGTGCCATGCCGTCGCTCGCCCGGGCGCAAGGCGCGCCAGGCGCCACGATCCGCGTCGCAAGCAGCGTGCCGGCGGCGACGATCGACCCTGTCACCATCGCCGATGCCGGCGGCCTGCTGATCATGCAGCAAGTCGCGGAGTTCCTCTGCGTCGACGGCCCCGATCTCGTGCTCAAGCCGGCGCTGGCTGAAAGCTGGAAGCCGAACGACAACGGCTCGGTGTGGACTTTCAAGCTGCGCAAGGGCGTGAAGTTCCACTCAGGCGGCGAAATGAAGGCCGACGACGTGGTGGCCAGCATCGACCGGATCGCCGACCCGGCCAACTCGTCCAACGCATTGTCGGTGTTCACCGGTATCCTGTCGAAGGGCGCCAGCAAGAAGGTCGACGACTACACGGTGGAATTCCACCTCGACGCCCCGAACGGCAACTTTCCCTACATGGTGTCGTCCGATAATTACAACGCCGTCATCGTGCCGGCGAGCTACAAGGGCGACTACGAAAAGAGCTTCGACGGCACCGGGCCCTTCAAGATCGACAAATACACGCCGAAGGTCGGCGCTTCCTTCGTCCGGAACGAAGGCTACTGGGGCGAGAAGGCGCTGCCGGAACGCACCGAATTCACGTTCTTTGCCGACATGCAGCCAATGATCCTGGCGCTGCAGGGCGGGCAGGTCGACATCATCAACCAGATGCCTGTCCTGTCTGGCGTGGCGCTGCTCAACGATCCCAACATCGACATCATCAGCCTGAAATCGTCGGCGCACCAGCAACTGCACCTGCGCTGCGACGACGGGCCGATGAAGGATGCGCGCGTGCGCCGCGCCATCGCGCTCAGCCTGGACCGCGACAAGCTAGTCGCGGGCCTGATGAAGGGGCGCGCCGTGGCCGGCAACGACAGCCCGTTCGCCCCGGTTTATCCCTCGACCGATGCGAGCGTGCCGCAGCGCAAGCAGGACATCGCGCAGGCCAAGCAGCTCATGGAGGCGGCGGGCGCGGGCAAGGGCTTCAAGATGACGCTGACCACCGAGCGCTATCTCGAAATCCCCGAATACGCCCAGCTCATCCAGAACTGGGTCAAGGAAATCGGCATCGAGCTCGAGCTCAACATCCTCGACCAGAGCGCCTATTACGGCGACGCCGTGTTCGGCAAATCGAACTGGCTGGACTCGGAAATGGGCATCACCGACTACGGCCACCGCGGCGTGCCGAACGTCTATCTTGCCGCCCCGCTGAAGAGCGAAGGCACATGGAACGCGGCGCACTTCAAGAACAAGGACTACGACGCGCTGGCGACCAGCTATATCGCGGCCCTCGATCTCGAAGCGCAGAAGGCGACGGCAGGCAAGATCCAGAAACTTCTGCTCGAGGAGACGCCGGTCATCTTCGGCTATTTCTACGACTATCTGACGGCGACGGCGAAGGGCGTGGCCGGCGTGCAGCCGACCGCGATGTCGCAGCTGTTCCTCGAAAAGGCGTCGAAGGCCTGA
- a CDS encoding ABC transporter permease, with protein sequence MVFLGGQVLPGNVGRAILGPFADQRAVDALNHSLGVDRPLLAQYWSWISNFVQGDMGTSYIFRSPVAPFVIDALGNSMKLAAVAFVLVVPIGILGGVVAALNLNRPLDRIISLGGLSVTVLPEFVTGIILILIFGVWLRWLPISAAWPRDAGFFTQLYYLILPALPLFLVLFGYIARMARSGMIEALDSDYTRTAVLKGLPWRTVIWRHVLRNALLPTITVIATQTGYLIGGLVVIETLFRYQGIGSLIFTAARGKDFPMLESGILTIGIVYAVATLVADFLYSVLNPRIRLGSEQ encoded by the coding sequence ATGGTCTTCCTGGGCGGCCAGGTGCTTCCAGGCAATGTCGGGCGCGCCATATTGGGGCCGTTCGCCGACCAGCGCGCCGTCGATGCGCTCAACCATTCGCTCGGCGTCGACCGGCCACTGCTTGCCCAGTACTGGAGCTGGATTTCAAACTTCGTCCAGGGCGACATGGGCACGTCCTACATCTTCCGCTCGCCGGTCGCCCCCTTCGTTATCGATGCGCTGGGAAATTCGATGAAGCTGGCGGCGGTCGCCTTCGTGCTGGTGGTGCCAATCGGCATCCTTGGCGGCGTCGTCGCGGCTCTCAATCTCAACCGGCCGCTCGACCGCATCATCAGCCTTGGCGGCCTGTCGGTGACGGTGCTGCCGGAGTTCGTCACCGGCATCATCCTGATCCTGATCTTCGGTGTCTGGCTGCGCTGGCTGCCGATCTCGGCGGCATGGCCGCGTGATGCCGGTTTCTTCACGCAGCTTTACTACCTGATCCTGCCGGCGCTGCCGCTGTTCCTGGTGCTGTTCGGCTATATCGCGCGCATGGCGCGCTCGGGCATGATCGAGGCGCTCGATTCCGACTATACGCGAACCGCGGTGCTCAAGGGCCTGCCCTGGCGCACGGTGATCTGGCGCCATGTGCTGCGCAATGCGCTGCTGCCCACCATCACCGTCATTGCCACCCAGACCGGCTATCTCATCGGCGGCCTCGTGGTGATCGAGACGCTGTTCCGCTACCAGGGTATCGGCTCGCTGATCTTCACCGCTGCGCGCGGCAAGGATTTCCCGATGCTGGAATCAGGCATCCTGACCATCGGCATCGTGTATGCCGTGGCCACCCTTGTGGCCGACTTCCTCTATTCCGTGCTCAATCCACGCATCCGGCTGGGGTCAGAACAATGA